In one Amia ocellicauda isolate fAmiCal2 chromosome 2, fAmiCal2.hap1, whole genome shotgun sequence genomic region, the following are encoded:
- the elovl2 gene encoding very long chain fatty acid elongase 2, with protein MDQLEAFDKQLNTFVDYLFGPRDTRVRGWFMLDSCLPTISLTLVYLIIVYLGPIYMKKRPAYSLKGVLIVYNFAVTMLSLYMLIELVLSTWEGRYTLQCQNLHSAGAADIRVAKVLWWYYFSKLIEFLDTVFFILRKKNNQITFLHVYHHASMFNIWWCVMNWIPCGQSFFGPTLNSFIHVCMYSYYGLSTIPSMHKYLWWKKYLTQAQLIQFVMTITHTLSAAVIPCGFPLGCLMFQSSYMMTLVILFVNFYVKTYKKRTSREDGKLSTEAKDVRNGYMNGYSTALNGTATKKKSQ; from the exons ATG GACCAATTAGAGGCCTTTGACAAACAGTTAAATACGTTTGTGGATTATTTGTTTGGACCAAGAG acACCAGGGTCCGAGGATGGTTTATGCTGGATTCCTGTTTACCTACAATCTCTCTCACCCTTGTATACCTGATAATTGTATATCTGGGTCCAATTTACATGAAGAAACGACCTGCATATTCTCTGAAAGGagttttaattgtatataaCTTTGCAGTTACTATGTTGTCTCTGTACATGCTCATTGAG CTGGTTTTATCAACATGGGAAGGACGATACACACTGCAGTGCCAGAACCTTCACAGTGCAGGGGCTGCTGATATAAGG GTTGCAAAAGTGCTTTGGTGGTACTACTTCTCCAAGTTGATTGAATTTTTGGACacagtatttttcattttgcgGAAAAAGAACAATCAAATCACTTTCCTGCATGTGTATCACCATGCCTCCATGTTCAACATCTGGTGGTGTGTTATGAACTGGATACCATGTGGACAGA GTTTCTTCGGACCAACCCTAAACAGTTTCATCCATGTGTGTATGTACTCCTACTATGGGCTGTCTACAATCCCATCTATGCACAAATACCTCTGGTGGAAGAAATATCTCACTCAGGCTCAGCTG ATTCAGTTTGTTATGACCATCACACACACCTTAAGTGCTGCTGTCATCCCATGCGGATTCCCCCTGGGCTGTTTGATGTTCCAGTCTTCGTACATGATGACTCTGGTTATCCTGTTTGTCAATTTCTACGTGAAG ACGTACAAGAAGAGGACCTCGAGAGAAGATGGGAAACTCTCCACAGAAGCAAAAGATGTCAGGAATGGTTACATGAATGGATATTCTACTGCTCTCAATGGCACAGCCACAAAGAAGAAAAGCCAATAG
- the LOC136768781 gene encoding synaptonemal complex protein 2-like, translating into MKAKEKIFSRSFSSERRAKSPKSAENQKERNKRSSRQSHKVQISESDGSSDLSGRSLRLRHKEFLKKVEYSRKKPKSKPRVKVLPLSSASSAEEPNHVVHSTPYASLEQSKENKINEEKTPNVSVEQHMKPQLNGDTENLKISVHENELEDSVFVNVENSTELDSISKKHERTPEARKRKYGISETVRGTEPAQRQALPGEAQSYQSYTGLKPRKLFQQESIAENRAGLSEDSDSGEEGSASVVTAFENFTNELRNKFWSRYRRMSMRSRRSLSDCEKSVSTLFSFVHNCRLNNLERFQKTVMDEIHHLEKDSKSLMDIEKDTVDFWKTQAHTLASFCETQERRLKLLESTNPSTVSLPTEESVPSAAQEKTHPNKSENALLTKSPVKPI; encoded by the exons ATGAAAGCTAAAGAAAAGATCTTTAGCCGTTCCTTTTCTTCTGAAAG AAGGGCAAAATCACCAAAGTCTGCTGAGAAtcagaaagagagaaacaaaagatCA tctAGGCAATCGCACAAAGTCCAGATTTCGGAGAGTGATGGAAGCTCTGACCTGAGTGGGAGAAGTCTTCGATTACGACATAAAGAATTCCTGAAAAAAGTTGAGTACAGCAGGAAGAAGCCGAAAAGTAAACCGAGAGTGAAGG TTCTGCCTCTGTCCTCGGCCAGCAGTGCAGAGGAACCAAATCATGTTGTG CATTCAACACCATACGCATCTTTGGAacaaagtaaagaaaataaaataaatgaagaaaagactcCTAATGTTTCTGTAGAACAACACATGAAGCCCCAGTTAAACGGAGACACCGAAAATTTGAAAA TATCTGTGCACGAGAACGAACTGGAGGATTCTGTGTTTGTAAATGTTGAAAACTCAACTGAGCTG GACTCCATATCTAAGAAACACGAGAGAACTCCCGAAGCCAGAAAAAGAAAGTATGGCATTTCAG AAACTGTTCGTGGGACGGAGCCGGCACAGAGACAGGCCTTGCCAGGTGAAGCTCAATCGTACCAAAGCTATACAggcctcaaacccaggaaactCTTTCAGCAAGAGAGTATTGCAG AAAACCGAGCAGGGCTGAGTGAGGACTCTGACTCAGGAGAAGAAGGGAGTGCCAGTGTGGTCACTGCGTTCGAGAACTTCACAAATGAACTGAGGAACAAGTTCTGG TCCAGATACAGGAGAATGTCGATGCGTTCACGACGCTCCCTCAGTGACTGTGAGAAAAGTGTGTCGACACTGTTCAGCTTTGTACATAACTGCAG GCTCAACAACCTGGAGAGGTTCCAGAAGACTGTTATGGATGAAATACATCACCTGGAAAAAGATTCCAAATCTCTGATGGACATAGAAAAGGACACGGTG GATTTCTGGAAGACACAAGCCCATACATTAGCATCCTTCTGTGAAACTCAGGAGAGGAG GTTAAAGTTGCTGGAGTCCACTAATCCGAGTACAGTGAGTTTACCGACAGAGGAGAGCGTGCCATCAGCTGCACAG GAGAAAACTCATCcgaacaaatctgaaaatgcGCTCTTGACAAAGTCACCAGTTAAACCTATATAA